A region of the Acidimicrobiia bacterium genome:
GAACTAGCCGAGGTGGACGGCCTAGCGGCCGCGTGGGATGAGGCCGAAGTGAACACCAACCGGGCCATCGCCCACGCCTACGAGGGGTTGGACGAGACGGAGCGGGCGGAGTTCGCCGAGCTCGCCGGCGCTCTGCAGGCCGCGACGGCGGGCTGAAGCGGTGACGGGTTCGTACTCGGCAAAGGCCACCGCGATAAACGATGCCGAACGGCATCGCCTGCAACAGGAGCGAGACCGCATTCGGACCGCCTACCTCACCGTGCGCGACGATCGGCCGCCGTCCAATGCCCGGGGAGTGCACCATGTCGCTCTGATCTGCCGAGATGTGGAGCGCACCACGCGCTTCTACCAAGAGGTACTGGGGTTCCCGCTCACCACCATGTTCGAAAACCGCGACTGGCCCGGCTCCACCCATTTCTTCTTCGACCTCGGCGGGGGTAATGCCCTGGCCTTCTTCGACCTGCCGGGGGTTGACCCTGAGGCATACCGCGA
Encoded here:
- a CDS encoding VOC family protein — encoded protein: MNDAERHRLQQERDRIRTAYLTVRDDRPPSNARGVHHVALICRDVERTTRFYQEVLGFPLTTMFENRDWPGSTHFFFDLGGGNALAFFDLPGVDPEAYREVLGGLHHLAISIETAHWHQAKARLDHDGVSYDQVDDTSLYFRGPDGERLELIADPLGWMYGERVD